TCTCACCGCGGTGCGGAAGTGCTCCGGGAAACGCAGGTCATAACACACCAGCGGCGCGACGGTGAAGCCTGCCCAGGGGAAGGTGACGATTTCAGAGCCCGCCCTGTGGCACTGGGATTCGCCGCCAAGGCTGAAGGGTTGAATCTTTGCGTAGCGCGCGAGCAGGGCGCCATCTGGCCCGAAGGTGACGGATTCATTCCACCCCATCTCAGCTTCGGACTGCCCTTCCACGGCAGACACCACACCTCCCATGACATGGCAGTCATGGTCGCGCGCCAGGCCGGAGAGAAAGGCCTCGTCCTCACGTGTCGGCGCCTGGGCGGTGGCGGAGAGGTTCAGGCTGAATCCCGTGGGAAACATTTCCGGCAGCACAACCAGTGAGCCCGGTTGGGGACGATTCACCTCCAGCAGGGAGCGCACTTTGCCGTAATTTGCGGCCTTGTCCTCCCAAGCGAGGTCGAACTGGACGAGATGCACATGCATGGCGATGAACGAATGACCAGCAGTGGCCCATCACGGGCGGGACTGCAATGGCTTTTCATGGCCTCGGCATCAGGACCTTGCCGCCAAATAGGTTGCGCCACGAATCAAAGTGCGCTTG
This genomic window from Roseimicrobium gellanilyticum contains:
- a CDS encoding carbon-nitrogen family hydrolase, yielding MHVHLVQFDLAWEDKAANYGKVRSLLEVNRPQPGSLVVLPEMFPTGFSLNLSATAQAPTREDEAFLSGLARDHDCHVMGGVVSAVEGQSEAEMGWNESVTFGPDGALLARYAKIQPFSLGGESQCHRAGSEIVTFPWAGFTVAPLVCYDLRFPEHFRTAVRKGADVMVVIASWPVKRYHHWLTLLQARAIENLAYVIGVNRTGSDPNFKYNGRSVVVSPHGHIIADAGEGVGVVSARLDLADVTAWREEFPALRDMRG